The following proteins are encoded in a genomic region of Streptococcus sp. 29892:
- a CDS encoding universal stress protein, whose translation MTQSYKTILVAVDGSTGAELALHKAIHVAKRNQARLVIAHVIDTRALHNVVAFDASVYETLEKEAELLLEEYKQSAVEAGLAEVQIYIEFGNPKTLLAIDIPKETGADLMLLGATGLNAFERLLIGSSSEYIMRHANIDLLIVRDGEKSL comes from the coding sequence ATGACACAATCTTACAAGACCATCCTCGTAGCTGTCGATGGATCCACAGGTGCTGAATTAGCTCTGCACAAGGCAATCCACGTTGCCAAACGCAACCAGGCTCGATTGGTTATTGCCCATGTAATCGACACGCGGGCCCTTCACAATGTTGTTGCCTTTGATGCTTCTGTCTATGAAACATTAGAAAAAGAAGCGGAGCTATTGCTAGAAGAGTACAAACAAAGCGCTGTTGAGGCTGGATTGGCAGAAGTTCAGATCTATATCGAATTTGGTAATCCCAAGACCCTATTAGCAATAGATATTCCTAAAGAAACTGGTGCCGATCTCATGTTACTTGGGGCAACAGGTCTTAATGCCTTCGAACGCCTCCTTATCGGTTCTTCATCTGAATACATCATGCGCCACGCAAATATTGATTTACTCATCGTCCGCGATGGTGAAAAAAGCTTATAA
- a CDS encoding pyridoxal phosphate-dependent aminotransferase — translation MKQFNKSTKLDDVAYDIRGPVLEEAMRMRANGEQILRLNTGNPAEFGFTAPDEVIRDLIHNARKSEGYSDSKGIFSARKAIMQYCQLKKFPNVDIEDIYIGNGVSELIVMSMQGLLDNGDEVLVPMPDYPLWTAAVSLAGGKAVHYVCDEAADWYPDLADMEAKVTSRTKAIVLINPNNPTGALYPKEVLEGIIDIARRHELIIFSDEIYDRMVFDGAVHIPIATLAPDLFVVTMNGLSKSHRICGFRVGWMVLSGPKKHVKGYIEGLNMLSNMRLCSNVLAQQVVQTSLGGVQSVDKLLMPGGRLYEQREFITKAINDIPGLSAVKPKAGLYVFPKIDRDMYRVDDDEQFVLDFLKQEKVLLVHGRGFNWKDPDHFRIVYLPRVDELAEIQEKMTRFLRQYRR, via the coding sequence ATGAAACAGTTTAATAAATCAACTAAATTAGATGATGTAGCTTATGATATTCGTGGACCAGTTTTGGAAGAAGCTATGCGTATGCGTGCCAACGGTGAGCAGATTTTACGCCTGAATACAGGAAATCCTGCTGAATTTGGTTTTACTGCTCCAGACGAGGTCATTCGTGACCTTATCCACAATGCTCGCAAATCAGAAGGGTATTCTGATAGTAAGGGAATTTTTTCAGCCCGTAAGGCGATTATGCAGTATTGCCAATTGAAGAAGTTTCCAAATGTGGATATCGAAGATATTTATATCGGTAATGGTGTCAGTGAACTGATTGTTATGTCTATGCAGGGCTTGCTAGACAATGGGGATGAGGTTTTGGTACCTATGCCTGACTATCCACTTTGGACGGCAGCTGTGAGTTTGGCTGGTGGTAAGGCTGTCCATTATGTCTGTGATGAGGCGGCGGATTGGTATCCAGACTTGGCCGATATGGAGGCCAAAGTGACGTCACGGACCAAGGCCATTGTCTTGATCAACCCTAACAACCCAACGGGTGCTCTTTATCCCAAAGAGGTTTTGGAGGGAATTATTGATATTGCCCGCAGACATGAATTGATTATTTTCTCTGATGAGATTTATGATCGGATGGTCTTTGACGGTGCGGTTCATATTCCGATTGCGACATTGGCACCAGACTTATTTGTCGTGACCATGAATGGTTTGTCAAAATCCCATCGTATCTGTGGTTTCCGTGTGGGTTGGATGGTCTTGTCTGGACCTAAGAAACATGTGAAAGGCTACATCGAAGGTTTGAATATGTTGTCCAATATGCGCTTGTGTTCAAACGTATTGGCTCAGCAAGTTGTTCAGACTTCCTTGGGTGGTGTTCAATCTGTTGACAAACTACTCATGCCAGGTGGTCGTCTGTACGAACAACGAGAATTTATTACCAAGGCTATCAATGATATTCCTGGTTTATCAGCAGTCAAGCCAAAGGCGGGATTATATGTCTTTCCTAAGATTGACCGCGATATGTACCGAGTGGACGATGATGAACAGTTTGTCTTGGATTTCTTAAAACAGGAAAAAGTCTTGCTTGTTCATGGTCGTGGTTTCAACTGGAAAGATCCAGACCATTTCCGAATTGTCTATCTGCCACGTGTAGACGAATTGGCAGAAATTCAGGAAAAAATGACTCGTTTCTTGCGTCAATACCGTAGATAA
- the codY gene encoding GTP-sensing pleiotropic transcriptional regulator CodY encodes MTTLLEKTRDITSILKRSEEQLAEELPYNAIAEHLSDIIDCNACIINSEGEILGYHMNYKTNNDRVEEFYINKQYPEEYVKSIAQVYDTQVNLPVESELTAIPVESRSIYPNGLTTIAPIHVTGIRFGSLIIWRNEEQFHEEDLILVEIAATVVGIQLLNFQREEDEKNIRRRAAVNMAVNTLSYSEMKAVAAILGELNGNEGQLTASVIADRIGITRSVIVNALRKLESAGIIESRSLGMKGTYLKVLIPAIFDEIKKRDY; translated from the coding sequence ATGACAACATTATTAGAAAAAACTCGGGATATTACTTCTATTTTGAAACGTTCCGAAGAGCAATTGGCAGAAGAATTGCCTTACAATGCCATCGCGGAGCACTTATCTGATATAATTGATTGCAACGCCTGCATTATCAATAGTGAGGGTGAGATTTTGGGTTATCATATGAACTACAAGACCAATAATGACAGGGTTGAAGAGTTCTATATTAACAAACAGTATCCAGAAGAATATGTAAAATCGATTGCTCAGGTCTATGATACCCAGGTTAACTTGCCAGTTGAGAGTGAGCTGACAGCTATTCCTGTGGAATCTCGTTCGATCTATCCGAATGGTTTGACCACCATTGCTCCTATCCATGTGACGGGCATCCGTTTTGGCAGCTTGATTATCTGGCGCAATGAGGAGCAATTCCACGAAGAAGATTTGATTTTGGTTGAGATTGCAGCAACAGTAGTAGGTATCCAACTACTTAACTTCCAGCGGGAAGAGGATGAGAAAAATATTCGTCGTCGTGCAGCGGTGAATATGGCAGTCAATACTCTTTCCTATTCTGAAATGAAGGCAGTTGCGGCTATTTTGGGCGAATTGAATGGTAATGAAGGTCAATTGACGGCTTCTGTTATTGCAGATCGTATCGGCATTACTCGCTCTGTAATCGTCAATGCCCTGCGCAAGTTGGAGAGTGCAGGGATTATTGAAAGTCGTTCGCTTGGGATGAAAGGAACTTATTTGAAGGTCCTCATTCCAGCTATCTTTGATGAAATTAAGAAACGTGACTACTAA